One genomic window of Desulfovibrio psychrotolerans includes the following:
- a CDS encoding AMIN domain-containing protein, which produces MRLTAILLTVLCLALMPFSVSAEKGKKEEKKLTPATVKNMGVTKDGDVELFCMDFSNPRVPDLQTIDDEANPRVFFDIPAIAEWKGQSTYEIKGSLIKQVRTGYNGKDKKLRVVIDLAPVYNYNVEPSFDDRYNLFCVAFSARSVR; this is translated from the coding sequence ATGCGTCTGACAGCCATATTGCTTACAGTCCTCTGCCTTGCCCTGATGCCTTTTTCCGTTTCTGCCGAAAAGGGAAAGAAGGAAGAGAAAAAGCTCACCCCCGCGACCGTAAAGAACATGGGCGTCACCAAGGACGGCGACGTGGAGTTGTTCTGCATGGATTTCAGTAACCCGCGCGTGCCCGACCTTCAGACCATTGACGATGAGGCCAACCCCCGCGTGTTCTTCGACATCCCGGCCATCGCGGAATGGAAAGGCCAGTCGACATACGAAATCAAGGGCTCGCTCATCAAACAGGTCCGCACGGGGTACAACGGCAAGGATAAGAAACTACGCGTGGTTATCGATCTGGCTCCCGTCTACAACTACAATGTGGAGCCGTCTTTCGACGACAGATACAACCTCTTCTGTGTAGCTTTTTCCGCCCGGTCCGTGCGGTAG
- a CDS encoding 2-oxoacid:acceptor oxidoreductase family protein produces the protein MKKLQQIERFEVRLSGTGGQGLITLGRMLGYALAIGHGYHVTQTQSYGPEARGGSSRADVVVSSKPISYPKTENLDLLVALSQQACNTYYHYMKRSGILLVDTTLVQQPPTNVFLGLPFTELATKKIGNPLTLNTLVLGAVTHLLPFAEPRTMRTALVENLPAKIHEVNLKAFNLGLKQARQQFGETPGLWQAAEAQAEAEADFSD, from the coding sequence ATGAAGAAACTTCAGCAGATTGAGCGATTTGAAGTGCGCCTTTCCGGCACGGGCGGGCAGGGCCTGATAACCCTTGGCAGGATGCTGGGCTATGCTCTGGCCATAGGCCACGGGTATCATGTTACCCAGACCCAGAGTTACGGGCCTGAGGCGCGCGGCGGTTCCAGCCGGGCGGACGTGGTGGTGAGCAGCAAGCCCATCAGCTATCCCAAGACGGAGAATCTGGACCTGCTGGTGGCGCTTTCGCAACAGGCCTGCAACACGTATTATCACTACATGAAGCGTTCCGGCATTCTGCTTGTGGATACGACACTGGTGCAGCAGCCGCCCACCAACGTGTTTCTGGGATTGCCGTTTACCGAGCTTGCCACCAAGAAGATAGGGAATCCGCTGACGCTGAATACACTGGTTCTGGGGGCGGTGACACATCTGCTGCCCTTTGCGGAACCGCGTACCATGCGGACGGCCTTGGTGGAAAACCTGCCGGCCAAGATTCATGAGGTAAACCTGAAGGCATTTAACCTTGGCCTTAAGCAGGCGCGGCAGCAGTTTGGTGAAACACCCGGACTCTGGCAGGCGGCAGAGGCGCAGGCGGAGGCTGAAGCGGATTTTTCTGACTAA
- a CDS encoding 2-oxoacid:ferredoxin oxidoreductase subunit beta: protein MADVTQLIHEYLRHNKKFPHVFCPGCGHGIVLGSLIRSVHALQLPKDDVVVVAGIGCSGRMAVYVDFNTVHTTHGRALTFATGIKMANPRLKVICVMGDGDALSIGGNHLIHAARRNIGVTALVLNNMIYGMTGGQCSPATPQGNTSMTTPHGSLEQPFDAVELVSAAGANYVARGTSFHANMLDRLITDAIQHPGFSMVEALSPCPTQYGRKNKFRDAVSMYEWLKKNTVKLENRKEDDTRIPIGVFRALDRPGLEDRYAELKASLRAKGRA, encoded by the coding sequence ATGGCGGATGTAACGCAACTCATTCATGAATACCTGCGGCACAACAAGAAGTTTCCGCATGTGTTCTGCCCGGGCTGCGGGCACGGTATTGTGCTCGGCTCCCTCATACGCAGTGTGCACGCCCTGCAACTGCCCAAGGACGACGTGGTGGTGGTGGCGGGCATAGGCTGCTCGGGCCGTATGGCCGTGTATGTGGATTTTAACACCGTGCATACCACGCACGGCAGGGCGTTGACCTTTGCCACCGGCATCAAGATGGCCAACCCCCGGCTTAAGGTCATATGCGTCATGGGAGACGGCGATGCCCTGTCCATAGGGGGCAACCATCTCATTCACGCTGCCCGCAGGAATATAGGCGTGACAGCCCTCGTTCTGAACAACATGATCTACGGCATGACCGGAGGGCAGTGTTCCCCGGCCACGCCGCAGGGCAACACGTCCATGACCACCCCCCACGGCTCGCTGGAGCAGCCCTTTGACGCGGTGGAGCTTGTATCCGCCGCCGGAGCGAATTATGTGGCACGGGGCACGTCTTTTCACGCTAACATGCTGGACAGGCTGATAACAGACGCGATTCAGCACCCCGGTTTTTCCATGGTGGAAGCGCTTTCTCCGTGTCCCACCCAGTACGGGCGCAAGAACAAGTTCCGTGACGCGGTGTCTATGTATGAATGGCTGAAGAAGAACACCGTGAAACTGGAAAATCGCAAGGAAGATGACACCCGGATTCCCATAGGCGTGTTCCGTGCGTTGGACAGGCCCGGTCTGGAAGACCGGTATGCGGAGCTTAAGGCCTCGTTGCGGGCAAAGGGGCGTGCGTGA
- a CDS encoding 2-oxoacid:acceptor oxidoreductase subunit alpha: MPNMNTRRKRVEVFAQGNEAIAEGALLAGCSFFGGYPITPSTEIMEVMSQRLPPSEDGVFIQMEDEIASMGAIIGASLAGRKAMTATSGPGFSLMQEHIGYACMVEAPLVVVNVMRGGPSTGLPTSPAQGDVQMARWGTHGDHSIIVLSASTVQECLEMTVVAFNMAEKYRTPVILLVDEVTAHTREKITIPYRDELEILSRVTPTVPPEWFKPFAEATRAVPAMAPIGSGYRIHVTGLTHDQMGFPTSRPDEVNEAMKRMFRKIDQFYGDIMMVDEFMTDDAEVAVLAYGSVARSARYAVEQARARGVKAGLLTLKTLFPFPRPAVEKLCRRCKHVLVPEMNMGQISREVKRVNNGYTRVRTLNRVDGQIITPSEILKAIL, from the coding sequence ATGCCCAATATGAACACGAGACGCAAAAGGGTAGAAGTGTTCGCGCAGGGGAACGAGGCCATTGCCGAAGGCGCGCTGCTTGCGGGCTGTTCTTTCTTCGGCGGCTATCCCATTACGCCGTCTACCGAGATTATGGAAGTGATGTCTCAGCGGCTTCCCCCTTCCGAGGACGGCGTGTTTATTCAGATGGAAGACGAGATTGCGAGCATGGGGGCCATTATCGGGGCATCCCTTGCGGGGCGCAAGGCCATGACGGCCACGTCCGGGCCGGGGTTCTCGCTGATGCAGGAGCATATTGGCTATGCCTGCATGGTGGAGGCTCCGCTGGTGGTGGTGAACGTCATGCGCGGCGGACCCAGCACGGGGCTGCCTACCAGCCCGGCGCAGGGAGACGTGCAGATGGCCCGCTGGGGCACCCACGGCGACCATTCCATCATTGTACTTTCCGCATCCACCGTGCAGGAGTGTCTGGAGATGACGGTGGTGGCCTTTAATATGGCGGAAAAATACCGCACGCCGGTCATTCTGCTGGTGGACGAGGTGACGGCCCACACCCGCGAAAAAATTACCATTCCTTATCGCGATGAGCTTGAGATACTCTCCCGCGTGACGCCTACGGTGCCGCCGGAATGGTTCAAGCCATTTGCCGAAGCCACCCGTGCCGTGCCCGCCATGGCTCCCATAGGTTCCGGCTACCGTATTCATGTGACAGGGCTTACCCATGACCAGATGGGTTTTCCCACCTCGCGGCCTGATGAAGTGAACGAGGCCATGAAGCGCATGTTCCGCAAGATTGACCAGTTCTACGGCGATATCATGATGGTGGACGAGTTCATGACCGATGACGCCGAGGTGGCGGTGCTTGCCTACGGCAGCGTGGCGCGGTCTGCCCGGTATGCCGTTGAGCAGGCACGCGCGCGGGGAGTGAAGGCGGGACTGCTGACCTTGAAGACCCTGTTCCCCTTCCCGCGACCTGCGGTGGAGAAGCTGTGCCGCCGGTGCAAGCATGTGCTGGTGCCGGAGATGAACATGGGCCAGATTTCCCGCGAGGTGAAGCGTGTGAACAACGGGTACACCCGTGTGCGGACGCTTAACCGTGTGGACGGGCAGATCATCACTCCTTCCGAAATCCTTAAAGCCATACTGTAG
- a CDS encoding 4Fe-4S dicluster domain-containing protein, with product MPKKTKGQTLVCVYPDWCKGCGLCVAFCPGKVLEMSVLGKAEPVREEDCINCGFCELHCPDFAISIRPKEKGASCPTFPSGPPTESEVC from the coding sequence ATGCCAAAGAAAACAAAAGGGCAAACGCTGGTTTGCGTGTACCCGGACTGGTGCAAGGGATGCGGCCTGTGTGTCGCGTTCTGTCCGGGAAAGGTGCTGGAGATGAGCGTGCTGGGCAAGGCGGAGCCCGTGCGCGAAGAAGACTGCATCAATTGCGGATTCTGCGAATTGCACTGTCCCGATTTTGCCATCTCCATCCGTCCCAAGGAGAAGGGAGCTTCGTGCCCCACTTTTCCTTCCGGTCCCCCCACTGAAAGCGAGGTATGCTGA
- a CDS encoding gamma-glutamyltransferase family protein — MPGISSSSRRLAPFAFSSRRSPVYAEGGMVAASQPSAVEAGLHMLRQGGSAADAAVAAAAVLAVTEPCSTGPGGDAFVLYHHAATKTVHALNGSGRSPSRLGLDALLAQGWENIPEHHGLAVTTPGAVAAWCALHARFGRLERTAVFQPAIRLAEEGFSIGPVTSELWSHADALRAHASGDSATAPHAALLPGARAPMPGERVRNPHLAAVLSAIAQKGPQAFYEGETARCMAQAVQAAGGVLEEEDLAACTAEWVTPLSLAYGGVTVHECPPNGQGIVALSALGILSHTDHLAHAPLSPERLHRQIEALRLAFADARRYICDPAHADASLWSALIAPEYTAQRAQRILPDRRNPAIMHGTPETGSDTVLFCAADRDGNAVSMVNSVYGNFGSGIVPYGLGFALQNRGCNFSLVPDHPNCAAPAKRPYHTIIPCLTTLPDGSLHAALGVMGGFMQPQGHIQVLSAMLDDGCDTQTALDQPRFCVQPDGSVALEEGLPEHAAEILGTMRHPVQVVSGFERKLFGRGQIILRDGNGFYEGGSDPRADGCAFGI, encoded by the coding sequence ATGCCCGGAATAAGCAGTTCTTCACGCCGCCTTGCCCCGTTTGCCTTTTCCTCCCGCCGGTCGCCCGTCTATGCGGAAGGGGGCATGGTCGCCGCTTCCCAACCCTCTGCGGTGGAAGCGGGCCTTCACATGCTGCGGCAGGGCGGTTCCGCTGCAGATGCCGCCGTGGCTGCGGCCGCCGTTCTGGCTGTTACGGAACCTTGTTCAACCGGCCCCGGGGGCGATGCATTCGTCCTGTACCACCATGCCGCCACCAAGACCGTCCACGCCCTGAACGGGTCCGGGCGCAGCCCGTCGCGCCTTGGTCTGGATGCACTGCTTGCACAGGGCTGGGAAAACATTCCGGAACATCACGGCCTGGCGGTAACCACACCGGGAGCCGTGGCGGCGTGGTGCGCCCTGCACGCACGCTTCGGCAGACTGGAGCGCACGGCAGTATTCCAGCCCGCCATCCGCCTTGCCGAAGAAGGATTCAGCATCGGTCCGGTCACCTCCGAGCTGTGGTCCCATGCAGATGCCCTGCGCGCCCATGCCTCCGGCGATAGCGCAACAGCCCCACACGCCGCCCTGCTTCCGGGCGCACGGGCCCCCATGCCGGGAGAGCGCGTACGCAATCCGCACCTTGCCGCCGTCCTTTCCGCCATAGCCCAAAAGGGGCCGCAGGCCTTCTATGAAGGCGAAACGGCCCGTTGCATGGCGCAGGCAGTGCAGGCAGCGGGCGGCGTGCTGGAAGAAGAGGATCTCGCCGCATGCACGGCTGAGTGGGTCACCCCCCTGTCGCTTGCCTACGGCGGGGTAACGGTTCATGAATGCCCGCCTAACGGGCAGGGCATCGTTGCCCTCTCTGCATTGGGCATTCTGAGCCACACGGACCATCTTGCCCATGCGCCGCTCTCCCCGGAGCGACTGCACCGGCAGATCGAAGCCCTGCGTCTGGCATTTGCCGATGCCCGCCGCTACATCTGCGACCCCGCCCACGCAGACGCATCCCTCTGGTCTGCCCTCATCGCCCCGGAATACACGGCGCAGCGCGCCCAACGCATCCTGCCGGACCGCCGCAACCCCGCCATCATGCACGGCACGCCGGAAACCGGAAGCGATACCGTCCTGTTCTGCGCTGCAGACCGCGACGGCAACGCCGTCTCCATGGTCAACTCCGTCTACGGCAACTTCGGCAGCGGCATCGTGCCGTACGGGCTCGGCTTCGCCCTCCAGAACCGGGGCTGCAATTTCTCTCTGGTCCCGGATCATCCAAACTGTGCCGCTCCCGCCAAACGCCCCTATCACACCATCATCCCCTGCCTCACCACCCTGCCGGACGGTTCCCTGCACGCCGCACTGGGGGTTATGGGCGGCTTCATGCAGCCGCAGGGGCACATTCAGGTGCTTTCCGCCATGCTGGATGACGGATGCGATACGCAGACTGCTCTGGACCAGCCCCGCTTCTGCGTTCAACCGGACGGAAGCGTGGCGTTGGAAGAAGGTCTGCCCGAACACGCGGCGGAAATTCTGGGAACCATGCGGCATCCTGTGCAGGTGGTGTCGGGATTCGAGCGCAAACTCTTCGGACGCGGGCAGATCATCCTGCGGGACGGCAACGGGTTCTACGAAGGCGGCAGCGATCCCAGAGCAGACGGCTGCGCCTTCGGCATATAG
- a CDS encoding sigma-54-dependent Fis family transcriptional regulator translates to MSVTNLQDVSLQPYLGTLQRIVSEMGPQRPFQSTLKSLLKTLAENHDFQRPHLVIFDPETRTLKLSLTHTPIKQAHVEYEPGVGVTGQVFSTGQPVIVPRMKDHPAFLNRAFGRTEEELKSLAFICVPVLGPGEDDDSREVIGTLSVDTPVSEMQKLNGQSKFLAVVAGMIANHAAYLQEEMARQKHLMSQGLIAGDNVETGFIPPNIVAASKAMRLVLNQTAQVGPSRATALLRGESGTGKELLAEAIHQASPRREQQLIKLNCAALPSELVESELFGYQKGAFTGAVQDKKGLFELANKGTLFLDEVGELSPTAQAKVLRAIQEQEIQRLGSEKTITVDVRLICATHQPLEELVEKGLFREDLYYRINVFPVFIPPLRERREDILPLAEHFLSLYAEEYTRDIKRISTPAIDLFTQYHWPGNIRELKNCIERAVLVCDEHVIRTYHLPPSLQTAESTATDSNLSFCEAVAKFEQELLVDALKKARGNMLQAARDLRVSYRIVNYKVKKYGLDAKKFAVAKGRPR, encoded by the coding sequence ATGAGTGTAACCAATCTACAAGACGTCAGTCTGCAGCCGTATCTCGGTACGCTTCAGCGCATTGTTTCTGAAATGGGGCCTCAGCGCCCCTTTCAGTCCACTCTGAAGTCGCTTCTGAAAACGCTGGCGGAGAACCATGATTTTCAGCGTCCGCATCTGGTCATCTTTGACCCGGAAACGCGCACGCTCAAACTCAGCCTGACGCATACTCCCATTAAGCAGGCGCATGTGGAATACGAGCCGGGAGTGGGCGTGACAGGGCAGGTGTTCTCCACCGGCCAGCCGGTCATTGTGCCGCGCATGAAGGATCATCCGGCATTCCTTAACCGTGCTTTTGGACGGACTGAGGAGGAGCTGAAGTCGCTGGCATTCATCTGCGTGCCGGTGCTTGGGCCGGGCGAGGACGACGATTCGCGGGAGGTTATCGGCACGTTGAGTGTGGATACCCCCGTGAGCGAGATGCAGAAGCTGAACGGGCAGTCCAAGTTCCTTGCCGTGGTGGCGGGCATGATTGCCAACCACGCCGCCTACCTGCAGGAGGAAATGGCGAGGCAGAAGCATCTGATGTCGCAGGGGCTTATTGCGGGCGACAACGTGGAGACGGGATTTATTCCGCCCAACATCGTTGCCGCTTCCAAGGCCATGCGGCTGGTGCTGAACCAGACTGCGCAAGTCGGACCCAGCCGTGCCACCGCGCTGCTACGCGGGGAATCCGGCACGGGCAAGGAATTGCTCGCGGAGGCCATTCATCAGGCCAGCCCGCGCAGGGAGCAGCAGCTTATCAAGCTCAACTGCGCGGCTCTGCCATCCGAACTGGTGGAGAGCGAACTCTTCGGCTACCAGAAGGGCGCTTTTACCGGCGCAGTGCAGGACAAGAAGGGCCTTTTTGAACTGGCGAACAAGGGTACCCTGTTCCTTGACGAGGTGGGCGAGCTTAGTCCCACGGCGCAGGCAAAGGTGCTGCGTGCTATTCAGGAGCAGGAAATACAGCGCCTTGGCAGCGAAAAGACCATAACGGTTGATGTGCGGCTCATCTGCGCCACGCACCAGCCCCTTGAAGAGCTGGTGGAAAAGGGGCTGTTCCGCGAAGATTTGTACTACCGCATTAACGTTTTTCCGGTGTTCATTCCGCCGCTGCGGGAGCGGCGTGAGGATATTCTGCCGTTGGCGGAGCATTTCCTCAGTCTGTACGCCGAAGAGTATACCCGTGATATTAAACGGATATCTACTCCGGCCATTGACCTGTTCACGCAGTACCACTGGCCGGGTAACATCCGCGAATTGAAGAACTGCATTGAGCGGGCAGTGCTGGTGTGCGATGAGCACGTTATCCGCACGTACCATTTGCCGCCATCGTTGCAGACGGCGGAAAGCACGGCGACGGATTCCAACCTTTCCTTCTGCGAGGCGGTAGCCAAGTTTGAACAGGAACTGCTGGTGGATGCCCTGAAGAAGGCACGCGGCAACATGTTGCAGGCAGCCCGTGACCTGCGCGTGAGTTACCGTATTGTGAACTACAAGGTGAAGAAGTACGGGCTGGACGCCAAGAAGTTTGCCGTGGCTAAGGGCAGACCTCGCTAG
- a CDS encoding indolepyruvate oxidoreductase subunit beta has product MDRIRIFMTGVGGQGTLTATTLFARAALEQGLDVVSGEIHGMAQRGGVVESTVLLGGWKSPKISHGEADIVLGFEPLETLRALPYLAKGGSVISNTEPLPPVGVSCGRESYPSMEHISERVKGCSAKCWFLPCRTLGVQAGSVQAGNIVLLGALCASGLSPFGPQALETAIRKYLKPSLVDMNLKAVELGVQALAG; this is encoded by the coding sequence ATGGATCGCATCCGCATATTCATGACCGGCGTTGGCGGGCAGGGCACCCTTACCGCGACCACGCTGTTTGCCCGTGCCGCCCTTGAACAGGGACTGGACGTGGTTTCCGGCGAGATTCACGGTATGGCGCAGCGTGGCGGGGTGGTGGAATCTACCGTGCTGCTGGGCGGCTGGAAGAGCCCCAAGATAAGCCATGGTGAAGCCGATATCGTGCTTGGGTTCGAACCGCTGGAAACCCTGCGCGCGCTTCCCTATCTTGCCAAGGGCGGCAGTGTTATCAGCAATACTGAACCGTTGCCTCCCGTAGGCGTTTCATGCGGCAGGGAAAGCTATCCCTCCATGGAACACATATCGGAGCGGGTGAAGGGGTGTTCCGCCAAGTGTTGGTTCCTGCCGTGCAGGACACTGGGCGTACAGGCCGGGTCTGTGCAGGCGGGGAATATTGTGCTGCTTGGCGCGCTGTGCGCCTCCGGGTTGTCGCCGTTTGGCCCGCAGGCGCTGGAAACCGCAATCCGGAAATATCTGAAGCCTTCGCTGGTGGATATGAACCTTAAGGCTGTGGAGCTGGGAGTTCAGGCACTGGCCGGCTAG
- the iorA gene encoding indolepyruvate ferredoxin oxidoreductase subunit alpha — MAHPILAGNSGEKHLLLGNEAIVRGALEAGVNVVTCYPGTPSSEVPDTFHRLKDGSYYFEYSVNEKVAMEVAAGAALGGALTLVTMKHVGVNVAADPLLTMTYTGLPGGLVLLSADDPGCHSSQNEQDNRYYARMANMPCFEPSTAQEAKDMAREALLLARKTQQPVMLRTTTRVNHLRGPVVFDERPKPAEIVEFARNVRRFVPVPAVARARHVELAKAMENIREVAENSPWNTVRGTGRVGIIASGIARSYLADVLAEQGWEDKVSVLDLGMSWPLPLALIEDFLRNVTKVIVIEELEPLLEKDIRALVQERGLGLQVYGKGEYLTIQGEYTTTAIQMALAQHLEAEPVSPVCFEGDADLPVRPPNLCAGCSHRAVYYVVRQIFGDDAYYSSDIGCYTLGLLPPLRMADFLFCMGSSVSSGTGFARSSGKDVVAFIGDSTFFHSGITGLVNAVFNKHDVLVVVLDNGTTAMTGHQLNPGVDAKVLGDACVHLDIESIVRGCGVTEVAKVKPFNLKATTKVFEEMKAKSGVRVIITEEPCILYARRAFKLVRPQAAYVAEQGPETDRVLNDFACPAFYRDDTGVQVDESLCSGCMVCMQISKTFKARKRSA; from the coding sequence ATGGCGCATCCGATTCTGGCCGGAAATTCCGGTGAAAAACACCTGCTGCTCGGCAACGAGGCCATTGTGCGTGGCGCGTTGGAAGCGGGCGTGAATGTTGTTACCTGTTACCCGGGTACACCTTCTTCCGAAGTTCCCGACACGTTTCATCGTCTTAAGGACGGCAGCTACTATTTTGAATATTCCGTGAACGAAAAGGTGGCCATGGAAGTGGCTGCCGGAGCGGCGCTTGGCGGAGCCCTGACGTTGGTGACCATGAAGCACGTGGGCGTGAACGTGGCGGCGGACCCGCTGCTGACCATGACTTACACCGGTCTTCCCGGCGGATTGGTGCTGCTCTCTGCCGATGACCCGGGATGCCATTCCAGCCAGAACGAGCAGGATAACCGCTATTACGCCCGCATGGCGAATATGCCCTGTTTTGAGCCTTCCACAGCGCAGGAAGCCAAGGATATGGCCCGCGAGGCCCTGCTGCTTGCCCGCAAGACCCAGCAGCCTGTGATGCTGCGCACGACTACCCGCGTGAACCATCTGCGCGGCCCGGTTGTTTTTGACGAGCGGCCGAAGCCGGCGGAGATAGTGGAGTTTGCCCGTAATGTAAGGCGCTTTGTGCCTGTGCCCGCCGTGGCGCGCGCCCGGCACGTGGAACTGGCCAAGGCCATGGAAAATATCCGCGAGGTGGCGGAGAATTCTCCGTGGAACACCGTGCGCGGTACCGGCAGGGTGGGGATAATTGCTTCCGGCATTGCGCGGTCCTATCTTGCCGACGTGCTCGCCGAGCAGGGCTGGGAAGACAAGGTTTCTGTGCTGGATCTGGGTATGAGCTGGCCTTTGCCGCTTGCGCTTATTGAAGATTTTCTGCGCAACGTCACCAAGGTGATTGTGATTGAGGAGCTGGAACCCCTGTTGGAAAAGGATATCCGCGCGCTGGTGCAGGAGCGCGGACTTGGGTTGCAGGTGTATGGCAAGGGTGAGTACCTGACCATTCAGGGTGAATACACCACCACGGCTATTCAGATGGCGCTGGCGCAGCATCTGGAGGCTGAGCCTGTTTCTCCCGTCTGTTTTGAAGGAGATGCGGACCTGCCCGTGCGTCCGCCGAACCTGTGTGCGGGCTGCTCGCACCGGGCGGTCTATTACGTGGTGCGGCAGATATTTGGCGACGATGCCTACTATTCCAGCGACATCGGCTGCTACACGCTGGGGCTGCTGCCCCCGCTGCGGATGGCGGATTTTCTGTTCTGCATGGGTTCTTCCGTTTCTTCCGGCACCGGGTTCGCCCGTTCTTCCGGCAAGGACGTGGTGGCCTTTATCGGCGATTCCACCTTCTTCCACTCCGGCATCACCGGGCTGGTGAACGCGGTGTTCAACAAGCACGATGTGCTGGTAGTGGTGCTGGACAACGGCACGACTGCCATGACCGGGCATCAGCTTAACCCCGGCGTGGACGCCAAGGTGCTGGGCGATGCCTGTGTGCATCTGGACATAGAATCCATTGTGCGCGGGTGCGGCGTGACCGAAGTTGCCAAGGTGAAGCCTTTTAACCTGAAGGCCACCACCAAGGTATTTGAGGAAATGAAGGCCAAGTCCGGAGTGCGGGTTATCATTACCGAAGAACCTTGCATTCTGTATGCGCGGCGTGCGTTCAAGCTGGTGCGTCCGCAGGCTGCCTATGTGGCGGAGCAGGGGCCGGAGACGGACCGCGTGCTGAACGATTTTGCCTGTCCTGCCTTCTACCGTGACGATACGGGCGTGCAGGTGGATGAGTCTCTCTGTTCCGGCTGCATGGTGTGCATGCAGATCAGCAAGACCTTCAAAGCCCGCAAAAGGAGTGCCTAG
- a CDS encoding tetratricopeptide repeat protein — MSENRESHKAGSKDSVKATGAAHSSSSAGPVGTAALAGSSCASGAQPGCKGGMAQPGGAGFMDELQHGVSREAQPLLTFLTDNYKKILVGIGAVLVIVAGYGAYEYSSRSAIVSARTELGEILVNRDGQARLEALEAFAAKAPVAVRTSALFELARLSLEAGAYDRAGAAWDSLVATATGDAVFIARMGRAQTLVAAGKAEEAFAAMEAAEAAAPESFKNIALLQLAVVAEQVGRLDRAIAAYESLMTQGTDGDKEMFAHKIADLKARKG, encoded by the coding sequence ATGTCGGAGAACAGGGAGTCTCATAAGGCCGGGTCCAAGGATTCCGTTAAAGCAACGGGAGCCGCACACTCTTCCAGTTCCGCAGGGCCTGTGGGCACGGCGGCGTTGGCGGGTTCTTCCTGCGCATCTGGTGCGCAGCCCGGTTGCAAAGGGGGCATGGCGCAGCCCGGCGGTGCCGGATTTATGGATGAATTGCAGCATGGTGTTTCCCGCGAGGCGCAGCCGCTGCTTACGTTTCTGACGGATAATTACAAGAAAATTCTTGTGGGAATAGGCGCTGTTCTGGTCATTGTGGCCGGATACGGCGCATATGAATACAGCAGCAGGAGTGCTATTGTCTCTGCCCGTACCGAACTGGGTGAGATACTGGTGAACCGAGACGGGCAGGCCAGGCTGGAGGCGTTGGAGGCTTTTGCCGCCAAGGCCCCCGTTGCCGTGCGCACGTCTGCGTTGTTTGAACTGGCCCGCCTGAGCCTTGAGGCCGGTGCGTATGACCGCGCAGGGGCCGCTTGGGATTCGCTGGTGGCCACCGCCACGGGAGATGCCGTATTCATTGCCCGTATGGGCAGGGCGCAGACGCTTGTGGCCGCCGGAAAGGCGGAAGAAGCGTTTGCAGCCATGGAGGCTGCGGAGGCGGCCGCGCCTGAGAGCTTTAAAAATATTGCACTGCTGCAGCTTGCGGTTGTCGCAGAGCAGGTTGGCAGGCTGGACCGGGCTATTGCCGCGTATGAAAGCCTGATGACGCAGGGTACCGACGGAGACAAGGAGATGTTTGCCCACAAGATTGCCGACCTTAAGGCGCGCAAGGGCTAG